The Apostichopus japonicus isolate 1M-3 chromosome 3, ASM3797524v1, whole genome shotgun sequence region ttgtatagagattattattattattattattattatatatgtaaaGCAGTATTTGAAATGAGGGAGAAGGAGCTCTCTTTCAAAACAGATTCTGTAAATGAAATCACGTGTAGAATAAGTTAGTTTATCagcaagaaaaaataataaataaaatgtaggTTCATTTTAAATTCAAAGGGTCTCAATCTCTGTCTGTTGCCATTAGTTCTGAGGCAATGTACTGATTCCAGCAGAGTATTTAGTATTGTGTGTTCACCCTGTACCGTCCCACACTGTCTGTATCAGGACACTCGTTCCATTTAAGACATGTTGACTATGGTTAGTGATCAGAGGAAAACCTCGTAGTCACATCGTTCGTGTTACGATGTATTTCTCTCTTTGTTGGAGTTTGATCCTGACAATAGCAGCatggatttttgttgttgtgtaacTGTAGTCACCTTGTACCTCCAAGTCTGCCTCCATTTTGTCGGGGGATTGATGCTGTCTGCAACTGAGTGATTGTCTGTTTAGCCACTCTCTATATATGCATGCAGTTATGTATTCCTGTATTTATTCCTGTATGTATTCCTGGATTTATTCCTATGTGTTcctttatgaatatctgtgcgTATCCCTGTACTTATTCCTGTATTTATATCTGCACTAATTCCTGTATGTATCCTTGTGCTAATTCCTGTATGTATACCATTACGTTATGTATACCATACTGTAAGTATTCCTGTATGTATAGGATGGGGTGGTCCAGATGTTCCCCTCTCATTCAAATTGGTTCATTTAATGTGTTCATCACCTctgcacctcccccccccccccccctcccatcatcTCAGGAGCAAACTTCTTGAGACtatatgaaataattttcaCACATAATTGAAGCTTCCAATTTAATAATGAATCTCCTTAGGCATTGTTATTGGTACGCCTGTTACCCTATGACTCTTGTGGACATAAACATTTTATCCTGTGGTGCTGGAGCACTGTGCTATCCATATGTATTTTTTCCCTTTGCCACTCATACATTTTCCTCTATGCCATTGAGTGTATAATTTCCTCTGTATGCATGTTACCCTATGACTCTTGAGGACATATACATTTTATCCTGTGGTGCTGGAGCACTGTGCTATCCATATGTATTTTTTCCCTTTACCACTCATACATTTTCCTCTGTATGCCATTGAGTGTATAATGTCCTCTGTATGCTTATTACCCTATGACTCTTGTGGACATATACATTTTATCCTGTGGTGCTGGGGCACTGTGTTATCTGTATGTATTTTTCCCTATGCCACTCAtacattttcctattttttatGCCATTGAGTGTATGTCCTCTGTATGCTTGTAACCCTATGACTCTTGTGGACATATGCATTTTATCCTGTGGTGCTGGGGCACTATGTTATCTGTATGTATTTTCCCTTTGCCACTCATACATTTTCCTATTATTTATGCCATTGAATGTATAATTTCCTCTGTATGCATGTTACCCTATGACTCTTTTGCACATATACATTTTATCCTGTGGTGCTGGGGCACTGTGTTATCCATATGTATTTTTCCTTATGCTACTCAAACATTTTTCTCTGTAAGCCATTGAGTGTATAATGTCCTCTGTATGCATGTTACCAAATGGCTCATGTGGACATATACATTTTATCCTGTGGTGCTGGGGCACTTTTATCCATGTATTTTTCCCTGCCACTCATATATTTTCCTCTGTATGCCATTGAGTGTATAATGTCCTCTGTAGGCATGTTACCCTATATCACCAGTGCATGTCCTCTGAATGCATCTTACCCTGATGTGCAATGTTATACCTATGTGCTCTTTATCTTTGGTGTCAGATATTAGCTATGTATTTTACAATCAGCAGTATTACCAAATATTTCCTCAGCCAAAGTTTCCAGGGACAATCCTTTACCTTACACCATACCTTGAATGTGTTCAATGATATTTCCCATTTACTGGACTGTAGTATGTGTGCAATATATTTGTCAGTTTGTTTGTGGGCAGATTTAAGTGAAAATCTTTCATCTTCTGATTAACTAACTTTCTAACTGACTAACTAACTTTCTGACTAACTAACTTTCACCCCACCTATTTAATGTATTTGTTTACTGCCAATTTTGAGGGCTCTTTGCCTTGTTGAGATGCTGAATGGTGTCACATTTAAACACTGAATCAACATTTGTCATCAGTGTATGAAAAAGAATAAGGTATCACAACTTTATGGATCATTTGTTGTTAatgattcttttgttttaaacccTTAATATTTGTCGACTACGTTTTTCCTATTTACAACTGAGTTTTGTTGACTGCTGTTGGATGCATCAGAGCTATTGCCCATGGTCAACcctgggtcaaaggtcatgtgctTTCTGACATCAGAGAGCAGTGTCTCCCAAATTTCCCTTAAAATAAATCAGGAGACTAATTAAATTATCAATCCCAAACTATATGAATTTGTTAGCAAATCGTGTAATAtcaatgtcaacattttttgtctcttttttttctgcTCCAAATTCATGTCtgtttttcataaatttaacttaaaacaCATATTTTCTTGAATTTGTTATTGTGTGTAACCCACATACAAAACATTTAGTTTTTTCAATTCTGtggaaattgtttttttttgccatcATGTTTGCTGTGTGCTATGTTTTGAACCTTGACTGAAAATGATTTTTCTATTAATTGAGAAAAATGATGACATTGAGAGCAAATGATTTTCTTGTTCTTTGGATTTTAACTTATAAAATATGCAACAAAACAGACTCATTAGAAGaacgaacaaaaaaaaaaatagaaattaaacaatgaaaatgtcactttgtagtttcttctctttctttgcTTCATCGTCTTCAAGGGCGACTATGAACAATGTCTGACATATATTATATTCTTGATAACAATTTACAtcacattacaaacatacatatgtCCAGCCAGTTCCAACCTACCAGTGCCCTCCAACATGCAAGAAAATGGAGACATTCATTTCAATTGATACAAAATCAGCAATTGGAACATTTTGGGCTTACCCTCATTGACATAAATGTAACTACCCTTCTCCAGGCTGCTGCAATAACTTGTCTCCCCTTCTTCAGATGGGATACGGTACCCCTATATACAACATACAAGTCACTGCATTGACCTGACGCAGGAAAACTGCTGGTTATGACACAATGTTATAAATGGAGCAAAAACTGGTTCTGACCTCTGTCTACAGTCGAGAAGTGAACGCATGAATGGACTTTATGTTGAAATTTCATTCCGTGCAACTATGCCGACTAAACCAAACTTCAAATAATCCTAATTTATTTGGGAACTAGAATGAGATGGACCTGTGGCCTGCTTTGACCCAAGCTGCCTCTAATTCCATTAATTTTGTTTGGTTCCCCAGATCTCTGCCTGTTATACTGGTATTCTCTGTGTCAAGAGTTCTTTCTGTCTCTGGCGTCCTTTATTCCAGGCAATCCAGAGACTCCCAGAGCTACGGATCTTTAGGCCAATGTCTTCCCATTacctcttttctttctttgtatctGTTCCAAAACTCTGGCCAAAGTCTTCTCTCTGATATAAAGATGATCTGcataaccaaagaaaaaaaaatccaacaaaTGAAAATAAGGTTCATGACCTGGTGATATTTGAAGGACGGTAAAAGGGGAAGGGTAGGGATAGCGATGGGGTAGGGATACAGAGGGGAGGGTAGAGGGGGAGGGTAGAGGGGGAGGGTAGAAAGGGAGGCTAGAGAGGTAGGGgagggaagagggggagggtAGAGAGGGGGAGGGTAGAGAGGGGGAGGGTAGAGAGGGGGAGGGTAGAGAGGGGGAGGGTAGAGAGGGGGAGTGGTAGAGAGGGGAGGGTAGAGGGGACAGTAGAGGGGGAGTGTAGAGAGGGAGGGTAGAGAAGGGGAGAGTGGGAGGGTAGAGAGTGGGAGGGTAGAGAGGGGGACGGGTAGAGAGGGGGAGTGGTAGAGAGGGGAGGGTAGAGGGGGACAGTAGAGGGGGAGTGTAGAGAGGGAGGGTAGAGAGGGGGAGAGTgggaggggtggagaggggtTGATCAGTATAACCAAATAACCCCACCAAAACAAACTAAGGATCACTTCATTACTGATATAATTCATATAAATCCCTACAACACATTGTGCATTCTATGTGGTCATTGCTAAATCTATGACTGTCTGGACTTACCTGTCTTGATCTCGGGGTCGTTCTCTCTCATCctgcttcccaggagcagctgTTCTCTTCCTCTTGTTCCGGTGTTGCGGGAATGACGGCATTAACTCTGGCTCGCACGCTTCAAGTaagaaaaggaaacagaaattattttgttttctgacAGAATTTAACAACTCAAATAGTGTTAGACACTAAAGTGTCTCAAAGCATGTTTTAAGAAATCATTTGTATATGGATGTTCATGAAAAGAGTAACATGTAAAATGTTCACTGTATTCAGAACTGCTCAAAATTCTTAATTTACCTGATTCCAGAAAACTAAATAATACGTCTCCCAAAAAGCATGTTATGTTCATTTGCTTTCCAAATGGCATTTCTTACATAATATCAAAGTAAAACATTGCATACAGTATAATAATCATTGGTATCATTCAAGCAGCTGTAGACTCTGTAAACATACATGCTATAAGCTTTGACCTATCTGACCGTTGTAgcattttctagcatattcaaGATATGTGAAGGCTGTTCAGTACATTATTGCATGACAAACCTTTCAATCGTAGAAATGGTAATTTTTCCAAACGTTTTTTTATCTTCCAAAAGTTTGTATAAACACTGTACACTCTTTTCAATGCACATTATCATCAAGATGGCTAGAAATTTACCAGTTGTCTTTACTAGTTCAATGCACTGACATTGTTATTGTGAGTTAATGGACGTCTAATATTAAGTTTATCAAATTCAGTAATCAAGTTTAATGGAAGGTAAACATCATCAGCTGACGATCGTTAAATGACAGGGTACCATTAAGTATTTAAGAACGTCATGCAGGATTTGATAAAACTGTCTGTGATTTTTCTACCAGATTTCCACAATTGTATAATGTAGAGTGCATTTAAAACTACTTTTAGTAAGAAGGATTTCATTTGCAGCTAGCCCTCTTTTTGTAGGTTTTTGTATTGATAATGTTATGTACTATTAAAACTCaagataagaaaataataaattgatAGGCAATGATTGAGTTGTATTGTAATACTAAAGAACTCACAaaattatcatgtctatttgAAATGAGTCAATAaaagagatggaaaaaaaaaatataaaaaaataatgtagAGTGCAACGAGCCATTTCAACATTACAAAACAACAAACTGTCGACGTTCCAACAGGGATTTAGTAATACTCAGACTCACGTAATGGTTGTTCATTGAAGTAAACACTCTCGAGGCATTCTTCAGCAGTAGCTCTGGGAGACAGtaaggtgaaaaaaaaagatatttagaaatgaatattcatgagtgggcaGTTACATTCTTCCTGCCGATAAACACGTTGGCGATGAACACAAAACATTGATACCACATTGGACAGACCATTTGGTCTATCTATAAAAATGGCCATTTTATTggaaaattttgtaatttttggtTGCATATATTAATATGGACAGTGCATAGGTGATAAGAGATGCCAATAATGCATTATTTTACAGGGCTTCAATTATAACTACGAGGAAATGAACCGAGCTAGGTAACAAGAGAATCGCTTGTAACAATTGTAGTCATAAAAGGTCTTTGGTCATGGCTATTCTCCAGATGAttgcctgtttttttttgtaatgttcCAGCAAATATGACTTCTTCAAAGACCAAAATTTCCCACTTAATATGCAAAGTTAAATTAGGATATTTAAATAATGAGTTTAACCACATTTTTTACCTCTTTTTTGGGTCGTACATGAAAAGGTAATTAAGGAGCTTTTGTCCTGAGGGCAGTAACCATGGAAACTGTGCCTTGAGGTTGTTGTAAGGTTGTACTTTAAGGGTGTAATTCTTCAGTATTGGGAGATCGGAAAAACCCTGATGCAAAAATAGCAAAAAGAGAAAAGTCAAATACAATGTTGAACATTTTCtgtatcaaaataaataatcagTTATTCAATTTGTTGTGAACGGGCTAATTACTTAATGCAGAAACAACAACATTGgaagaataatacaaaacacaaacaatgtacaatGTTCCACACACATTGGCTTATTTTGGACTTGAATAAAGTCTCTGTTGTTAATTTATCTGTCCAGCAGATGATAATACCTCCAAAAATGAGGAAACTTTCCACTAAGAATGGATTGGCTTTGAGGCTTCAGCTCCTCTATAATGTCTTCCATTTAAACCTGTTAGAGTTTTCCATCACACCAGAAAGTAGAAACAGATTTAAGTAAGAGAGAAATAGAATATCATATTTTGCAATTTGCTGTACAGCTTATTTCATTACATACCGGCCAGATGCTATCATTGGGTGTACCCAAGAGGTCAACAATTAACGTAATTTGATGTAATTCCGACGTCCCAGGCAGGAGTGGTTTGTGTGCTAAGAGTTCCCCTACAATGCAACCGGCAGCCCTGAAGAAAAATAGGAATCACCATTTATAATTAATGCAAAGAATACTAACTTTAAGACTAAAAGTAATTCGTTTTTGATAGAAGCAATTGATCCTTTCAGTATTAGATGgaggcatggggggggggggggcaggaatgGAAAGTTTTTACCTACATGTGAAGTAGGAGTCGATTACCTACAGCCCTGTGAGGTGCAACTCAGTATATATATCAGATTTACACACTGTTAGTTCTTGCAACAGTAATGACCACAGGAACAGTGTGGTAAGCTTGTACTAGGAAACTGATTTCCACACTAAAAGTACAGAATTGTCAAAAGCTCATCGTTTATgaataatacaaacttttctCGTAGATTCTGTGTCACAAAAACTCCAAAACAAATTTTCTTGCTCCTTTACAAAACAATGGGTAACATTTGCATAACTTAatgctagaaaaaaaaactgtttgccTTAAAAGTGCCAAACACAAGTTCACCCTCAAGTGCCAACCAGTAAGTCTCCAAGGCAACAGGACTAGAGTTGATTTACTTGTCCCAAGCAGCAGTGAACCAAACTTCAAAACAGAGTCTCACGATGTTGCGTAGCCTAACATGCTGTTGCTTAATGGTAAACTTACCACATGTCTATAGCAGTTGTGTGCTCAGATGACTCAAACAATAACTCAGGAGCTCTGTACCAAAGGGTCACGACCTTTGGGGTCATTGAGTAGGACGGAAGACCAAAGTTTCTTGCCAATCCAAAGTCAGCtgataagaaaaataaatacaaagtgGACACTCACAgcagaaagaagaaagaaacatgttAACATGTTGACATTCGTCTCGCAAGAACAAACGGATTAAAAGTGGACATTCGTCTCGAAGAGATGAGAACAGACACTTTAACAGTGAAAATTCAACAAAGAACAGACACATTACAGATGGACAGTCATTTGGCAAAGAACAGACACGTTAAAGTCACCTGGTAAATAACAGACATATTGAAGGTGAACATTAACTGAGAAATCCTTGCTTGCCATCAACAAACTCCACATCCATTTCTCTTATACTAAATATGTCTAATACAATGTTTACAAAGTCAGAAATGATAGCCTATGCACTTTAAGATTTCTACATCATAGGCCCTATTCACAAATGATAGCCATGCACTTTAAGATTTCTACATCATAGGCCCTATTCACAAATGATAGCCATGCACTTTAAGATTTCTACATCATAGGCCCTAAGTCACAAATGATAGCCTATGCACTTTAAGATTTCTACATCATAGGCCCTATTCACAAATGATAGCCATGCACTTTAAGATTTCTACATCATAGGCCCTATTCACAAATGATAGCCATGCACTTTAAGATTTCTACATCATAGGCCCTACTTAACCTTTTCAAAAGACCTCCCACTCCCTCTGTCACATTCCCATCAAACACCTTCTCAACAATAACACTGACTTCTTTCCTTATGAAAGCTCTGACAATAGCTCATTGTGTTTTTGTCTCTTGAAGAGAAAATGACCGTCAATGAAAGTTGATTGCCAAATACCATGTAGATATATTAGGTGCATAATTtacattgcctctcttcacccaagTGTATTAATGAGGACACCGAGAGGTAACTTTTAAATATAGTTGCTTGTtctggtttgtggctgcacccaatgggaagtcccccggggggtGGGGCTCTCTTGTGCACAAGAGAGCCCCAGGAGCTACCGTTAAATTGTGGACATTTGAGCCTCCGGGTGCGACAAATTACCACTGATGAGAGGTTAACTGTTGTAAAGCTATGTGAGTAGGCCTGCCTTGATTACAAAGACCTAAACCCTGCTGATCTGGTGCATACATATGATTGCAACCCTGGGAGAATTCATTTACATTGACTTAATactaaatatcatataattaccACAATTTTTGTATTATTGAATAAACAGACTTTGCCAACAAATGAAGCAGAGTGGGTTGTTATCTTGTTCTTAAAAGCCATTGAGTCAATTGTACCAGCATAATGCTGATACTCTCGATAACGCGCAGAGATCTAAATTACCAATTTTGAGACAACCTTTGTCAGTTAGCAGCAGATTGGAGACTTTGAGATCTCGATGAATGACAAAGTTGTCGTGGAGGTACCTCAATCCATTTAACATCTGAAGGGTCAAACATTTGACCTGAGCTTCAGAGAATGGAGCTGGCATGTTGTCGAGGAGGCTTGCCAGATCTTGCTCACAGTATTTCATCACCAAGAAAAtgcttgaaaagaaaaataaattatcaacatttgatttgatttaagtATACTGCATGCAAATGAATTGGAAACTGGGACATCAAAACAGTCACAGATAGAAATGTACGTATCCTCGACAAAACAGGATTCTCAACGGTCATCTGATGGTGCGAGATGACCAAATTTCCGTTTGGGAAAACCAAAATCATCTTTGAAGGTTGTTATGCGGAAGACTAGTTAACTACGTCAAATTCAGAATTTGCTTTGTAATTGAATACCCCCAAATAAGTCAATTTTTGAAATTAGTATCATCCTCCATCACTATAGAGATATATCAATATTACATATAGAAAACCAAAGATATTGGTACAGTAGATCTGACCTATGATCAACCCAAAGAGAGTTTTACTGGCCCAGAGGTaatgttctattcaccaaacctacacaaaGCACTCCtccagtgtacatattgttcaTTCTTTACTATTTTTGACACCTTTTTGGGACATTCAAATTTGCTGTTTCGAACAACCATAAAGAAAGACCTGTTAGTTGGAAGGAGGGGCGGAAAACATCCTTAAAAATTCACTTTGCCCGACTTTCAACGGAATTTTCCTTTCACTCTAGTCTCCACTACTTAAGAACTGAGCAATTGGGAGAGCGTTGGTAAACTTATTTACACAGTACTAGATTGAGAATactttgatgtatatatatcacaGGTGGGCAAGGTGGGA contains the following coding sequences:
- the LOC139965738 gene encoding cyclin-dependent kinase 10-like; its protein translation is MSFMMESGGKSGTAGSREKVTHLLSLRTCKPFRIPDEDRLGICRSVSDFEKLNRIGEGTYGIVYRARDSSSGEIVALKKVRMEREKDGLPISGLREINLLINLRHENVVELTEVVVGQHLDSIFLVMKYCEQDLASLLDNMPAPFSEAQVKCLTLQMLNGLRYLHDNFVIHRDLKVSNLLLTDKGCLKIADFGLARNFGLPSYSMTPKVVTLWYRAPELLFESSEHTTAIDMWAAGCIVGELLAHKPLLPGTSELHQITLIVDLLGTPNDSIWPGFSDLPILKNYTLKVQPYNNLKAQFPWLLPSGQKLLNYLFMYDPKKRATAEECLESVYFNEQPLPCEPELMPSFPQHRNKRKRTAAPGKQDERERPRDQDRSSLYQREDFGQSFGTDTKKEKR